Proteins encoded together in one Tripterygium wilfordii isolate XIE 37 chromosome 14, ASM1340144v1, whole genome shotgun sequence window:
- the LOC120014749 gene encoding 60S ribosomal protein L14-1-like codes for MPFKRYVEIGRVALVNYGKDYGRLVVIVDVLDQNRALVDAPDMVRTQMNFKRLSLTDIKIEINRVPKKKNLIEAMEKADVKNKWENSSWGRKLIVQKRRASLNDFDRFKIMLAKIKRSGLVKQELSKLKKENAS; via the exons ATG CCTTTCAAGCGGTACGTGGAGATCGGGCGGGTGGCACTCGTCAACTATGGGAAAGACTACGGCAGGCTCGTTGTCATCGTCGATGTCCTCGATCAGAACAGA GCCCTTGTTGATGCTCCAGATATGGTTAGAACCCAAATGAATTTCAAGAGGTTGTCTCTAACTGACATCAAGATTGAGATTAACCGGGTGCCCAAGAAGAAGAATCTGATCGAAGCTATGGAGAAGGCTG ATGTTAAGAATAAGTGGGAGAACAGCTCTTGGGGTAGGAAGCTTATTGTTCAGAAGAGAAGGGCATCTCTTAATGACTTCGACAGATTTAAAATTATGTTGGCCAAGATCAAG AGGTCTGGATTGGTGAAGCAAGAGCTTTCAAAActgaaaaaggaaaatgcatCCTAG
- the LOC120014293 gene encoding putative protein phosphatase 2C-like protein 44, protein MGLKHLGLKLKGFRLRLFRIGDVGMRRREEEMEKKPSWMIPISHGYHVVDKMDESELDSVVVQREDIEGLEVWFYGVFDARIGDSVIKYMQSHFFDRFPKQCRIGRKSKQTMRKAYLSARAKAREAQKSDEKCMAGSASVMVINGEKLVIANMGNYRVVICRDGKAHQISTRHHRTAKKHWSSGLFLGGMLSWNYKNARGRSHDKGSEVAVGAEGIDSGTEFVILASNGIWEVMKNQEAVSLIHHIEDPQEAAAYLAKEAVNRMSKSCISCIVIRFD, encoded by the exons ATGGGTTTGAAGCATCTTGGTCTCAAGCTTAAG GGATTTCGTTTGAGACTTTTTCGCATTGGAGATGTTGGGAtgagaagaagagaggaagagatggagaagaagcCTTCATGGATGATACCAATCTCTCATGGCTATCATGTTGTTGATAAAATGGATGAGTCAGAGCTGGACTCTGTTGTGGTACAGAGAGAAGATATTGAAGGACTGGAAGTGTGGTTTTACGGAGTTTTCGATGCTCGAATTGGAGATTCTGTAATCAAGTATATGCAATCTCATTTCTTTGACAGATTTCCAAAACAG TGTCGTATAGGGAGAAAGAGCAAACAGACAATGAGAAAAGCATATCTGAGTGCAAGAGCAAAGGCTAGGGAGGCACAAAAATCAGATGAGAAATGCATGGCAGGCTCAGCATCAGTGATGGTCATTAATGGAGAAAAACTGGTGATAGCTAACATGGGTAACTACAGAGTTGTAATTTGCAGAGATGGCAAGGCACATCAGATAAGCACAAGGCATCACCGAACGGCCAAAAAACATTGGTCCAGTGGACTCTTTTTGG gtGGCATGTTATCATGGAACTACAAAAATGCAAGAGGCAGAAGCCATGACAAGGGCTCGGAGGTTGCTGTAGGTGCTGAGGGGATCGATTCTGGTACCGAATTTGTGATTCTAGCAAGCAATGGCATATGGGAG GTGATGAAGAATCAAGAAGCTGTAAGTCTCATTCATCACATAGAGGATCCACAAGAAGCTGCTGCGTACCTGGCCAAGGAGGCTGTGAATAGAATGAGCAAATCCTGCATTTCTTGTATTGTCATCCGCTTCGACTAA
- the LOC120014294 gene encoding COP1-interacting protein 7, with translation MKSSTRLDSVVFQLTPTRTRCDLVIIAKGKTEKIISGLLEPFLAHLKTAQDQMAKGGYSLTLEPEHIGDATWFTKATVERFIRFVNTPEVLERVYTLESEILQIEEAIAIQGRNDIGLSTVDHQEKSAESFEGGRIMDSNEETAIVLYKPSAHPPEGNGSAKQEGNSKIQLLKVLETRKTLLQKEQGMAFARAAAAGFDMDHMAPLMSFAESFGALRLMNACLKFMELWKGKHETGQWLEIEAAEAMTTQSDFSAIKASGMKEAGHETSENNGKASTNSNTDEKPYVDHHLSPGQEEYFQGQFPHHMFPPWPIHPSAGTLPVFQGYPMQGMPYYQNHQGNSPFFQSPYPVTEDSRHKSGQRMGQRRQSVDSGDGNTELETWEMDGSKGTSQDDEDREKGASRNREPVKKANRSGRKQSGMVVIRNINYITSKGGDYSGTESESASGSLTEEEDDGDAQASTPNMKHKHSIRSSKRNGSHAKPVDALDPSDKEGKADAKETDGGDWQAFQNYLLRDADEEERDSNQNLFAIEKEARVRRKSKVADDPLAFDGRDIGEYEEAKVIDMHKINGNLSRIRRSNDESLISRNLGNSGDGRGAKNGNMDLQSTEIDGRRGVYRRSTNDDFILRRQNQSGYTASPSDPLNGFDPATYDLDKRSPQNMDDDSYVVSLRSNSLDQVGSGDRNAIVMDSELPSAHPRAESLSSRTGNRVNYEPDELSLIPERGMEKGSSGYDPALDYEMQIQSKDGASLHKKNKEAVIDAKRGSKKSDNYQKSKITADTSDKKKTVGPIRKGKPAKPSPLDEARARAEKLRNFKADLQKIKKEKEEEQMKRLEALKIERQKRIAARSGSIPTQSPSQQTKKQLPTKLSPSSQKGSKFSDSEPGPVSPLQRFPVGTISARSNNSHKASKSSKLNAGNESGGNRLSRSVSSLPEPKKENSVVTPDTKASMARVRRLSEPKMSGSLQVSSMKPRSSGPSSKQKASEGQESKNLSAIVNHDRSKAASLPELKIKMAKGLSVAQGKSGIKEKQNKANDTKASTAPEVLDAKRNSDKISHHSDGDDNPIVEKTVVMLEYEKSSNPAVHASEASICLQRGPVNNYKIEDKTEPLADYAPIHAPVSSLTIHGDGREPVERKVPVPPSAREVTTGHVGHAEKKPSSISSSSGVEKPYQAPYARVSSLEDPCTGNSEYGRAPPTNLQMATMGMETVKVHVADSTNSKLEKITEVLDKPQIKESSKGFRRLLKFGKKTNSSTAGECNSESNNVSVNGSDADNMVTNASSSIEVHTLKNLISQDETPTASSTQKNGRHFSLLSPFRSKTSEKKLTI, from the exons ATGAAGTCTTCAACTCGGCTTGACTCGGTCGTGTTTCAGCTCACACCAACTCGAACTCG GTGTGATTTGGTTATAATTGCTAAAGGAAAAACGGAGAAAATAATTTCTGGTTTGCTCGAACCATTTCTTGCCCACTTGAAGACTGCACAGGATCAGATGGCCAAGGGGGGAtattcacttactcttgagCCAGAGCATATCGGTGATGCAACGTGGTTTACGAAGGCAACAGTGGAAAG gTTTATTCGCTTTGTCAACACTCCGGAGGTCCTAGAACGAGTCTACACCTTAGAATCTGAGATCTTGCAGATTGAGGAGGCAATTGCAATTCAAGGAAGAAATGATATAGGGTTGAGTACg gTTGATCATCAAGAAAAGTCAGCGGAAAGCTTTGAAG GTGGCAGGATTATGGATTCTAATGAGGAGACAGCTATTGTACTCTACAAG CCTAGTGCACATCCACCTGAGGGAAATGGTTCAGCTAAGCAGGAGGGAAATTCCAA AATTCAGCTTTTGAAAGTCCTAGAGACACGCAAAACCTTGCTGCAGAAAGAGCAAGGCATGGCTTTTGCACGTGCTGCAGCTGCCGGTTTTGACATGGATCACATGGCACCTTTAATGTCCTTTGCAGAAAGCTTCGGAGCTTTACGTTTGAT GAATGCGTGTTTAAAATTTATGGAACTTTGGAAAGGAAAGCACGAAACTGGCCAGTGGCTTGAAATTGAAGCGGCTGAAGCCATGACTACTCAATCAGATTTTTCTGCGATAAAAGCATCTGGAATGAAGGAAGCTGGGCATGAAACTTCAGAAAACAATGGGAAAGCAAGTACTAACTCGAATACAG ATGAGAAGCCTTATGTGGACCATCATCTCTCGCCAGGACAAGAAGAATATTTTCAAGGCCAGTTTCCACATCATATGTTCCCTCCTTGGCCAATACATCCTTCAGCTGGTACACTGCCAGTCTTTCAAGGATATCCAATGCAAGGGATGCCATACTATCAGAACCATCAAGGAAATAGCCCATTTTTTCAGTCGCCCTATCCAGTCACTGAGGATTCAAGACATAAATCTGGTCAAAGGATGGGACAGAGACGGCAATCCGTTGATAGTGGGGATGGTAATACCGAATTAGAAACATGGGAGATGGATGGTTCAAAAGGGACCTCTCAAGACGATGAGGACAGGGAAAAGGGAGCTTCACGAAATAGAGAACCGGTGAAAAAGGCAAACCGATCAGGTAGAAAGCAATCGGGCATGGTTGTTATTCGGAATATTAATTATATCACTTCGAAAGGGGGGGACTATTCTGGTACTGAATCAGAGTCAGCTTCTGGCTCTTTAACTGAGGAAGAAGACGATGGAGATGCACAAGCCAGTACTCCAAATATGAAGCACAAGCATTCTATAAGGTCTTCGAAAAGGAATGGAAGTCATGCAAAACCTGTTGATGCATTGGATCCATCTGACAAGGAAGGAAAAGCTGATGCAAAGGAGACAGATGGTGGGGATTGGCAAGCATTTCAAAATTATCTGCTGAGAGATGCTGATGAAGAGGAACGTGACTCCAACCAAAATTTGTTTGCAATTGAAAAGGAGGCTCGAGTCAGGAGAAAAAGTAAGGTGGCCGATGATCCTTTAGCATTTGACGGAAGAGATATAGGTGAGTATGAAGAAGCCAAGGTAATCGATATGCATAAAATTAATGGAAACTTGTCTCGTATCCGTAGATCAAATGATGAATCATTGATTTCTAGAAATTTGGGTAATTCTGGTGATGGTAGAGGTGCGAAGAATGGTAATATGGACCTACAGTCTACGGAAATAGATGGCAGAAGAGGTGTATATAGGAGGAGTACAAATGATGATTTTATTCTTCGTAGGCAAAATCAATCAGGTTATACAGCTTCTCCATCAGATCCACTGAATGGATTTGATCCTGCAACCTATGATTTGGATAAGAGGTCACCACAAAACATGGACGATGACTCGTATGTGGTATCATTGAGGTCTAATTCATTAGATCAAGTTGGATCCGGTGATAGAAATGCTATAGTCATGGATTCTGAATTGCCATCTGCACATCCAAGGGCAGAAAGCTTGTCTAGTAGGACTGGAAACAGAGTCAATTACGAACCAGACGAATTATCATTGATCCCTGAACGCGGAATGGAAAAAGGATCAAGTGGTTATGACCCTGCTTTAGATTATGAGATGCAGATTCAATCCAAGGATGGTGCCTCATTGCATAAGAAAAATAAGGAGGCTGTAATTGATGCCAAGCGCGGCTCTAAGAAGTCAGACAATTACCAGAAATCCAAAATTACTGCAGATACTTCGGATAAGAAGAAGACTGTTGGGCCAATAAGGAAGGGTAAGCCTGCGAAGCCAAGTCCGCTGGATGAAGCTAGAGCACGCGCTGAGAAGCTAAGAAACTTTAAAGCTGATctacaaaaaattaagaaagagAAG gaAGAGGAACAGATGAAGCGGCTGGAAGCTCTGAAGATAGAGAGGCAGAAGAGAATTGCTGCCAGAAGTGGTTCCATTCCTACTCAATCACCATCTcagcaaacaaaaaaacaattgccAACAAAACTTTCCCCAAGTTCTCAGAAAGGATCAAAATTTAGTGATTCAGAACCTGGACCAGTGTCTCCTCTACAAAGGTTTCCTGTCGGAACTATTTCAGCAAGATCCAACAATTCCCACAAAGCATCTAAATCCAGCAAATTGAATGCTGGAAACGAATCAGGTGGAAACAGGTTGAGCCGGTCCGTGTCATCACTGCCTGagccaaagaaagaaaacagtGTTGTGACACCTGATACGAAGGCATCCATGGCACGGGTTAGAAGACTGTCAGAACCTAAAATGAGTGGCAGCCTTCAGGTTTCTTCCATGAAGCCACGGAGCAGCGGACCATCATCAAAGCAAAAGGCATCTGAGGGGCAGGAAAGCAAGAATCTATCAGCCATTGTGAACCATGATAGAAGCAAGGCTGCTTCTCTTCCAGAACTGAAAATTAAAATGGCCAAAGGTCTTAGTGTTGCCCAAGGGAAATCAGGcataaaagaaaagcaaaataagGCGAATGATACCAAAGCTTCTACAGCTCCTGAAGTCCTGGACGCAAAGAGGAATTCTGACAAGATTTCGCATCACAGTGATGGAGATGACAATCCAATAGTTGAGAAGACTGTTGTGATGCTTGAATATGAGAAATCCTCAAATCCCGCTGTACATGCATCAGAAGCAAGTATTTGCCTACAGAGGGGACCAGTTAATAACTATAAAATAGAGGATAAAACTGAGCCGTTGGCTGATTACGCACCTATACATGCACCAGTTTCATCTCTTACCATCCATGGAGATGGTAGAGAACCTGTTGAACGGAAAGTACCAGTGCCACCCAGTGCTCGTGAG GTCACAACTGGACATGTGGGTCATGCGGAGAAGAAGCCGTCCAGCATTTCAAGCTCTAGTGGTGTTGAAAAGCCATACCAAGCTCCTTATGCTCGAGTCTCTTCTTTGGAAGACCCGTGTACTGGAAATTCTGAATATGGCAGGGCACCCCCAACAAACTTGCAAATGGCAACGATGGGCATGGAAACTGTTAAAGTTCATGTAGCTGATTCTACAAACTCAAAACTAGAAAAGATTACAGAAGTGCTAGATAAGCCTCAGATAAAGGAATCGTCAAAAGGGTTTAGACGTttgttgaagtttggaaaaaagaCTAATAGCTCAACTGCGGGTGAATGTAATTCTGAATCGAATAATGTCAGTGTCAATGGCTCAGATGCTGATAATATGGTTACAAATGCTTCTTCATCCATCGAAG TTCATACATTGAAGAATCTGATATCTCAGGATGAAACACCCACTGCTAGTAGTACTCAGAAGA ATGGTCGCCATTTCTCTTTGTTGTCACCCTTCCGGAGCAAGACCAGTGAAAAGAAGCTGACTATCTGA